The nucleotide sequence TAGTACTTGAAAACATTACAACTGCTAGACATCTCAGCGCTGTCTCTGCACTATGGCATGCGTGACGTAAACTATAATCATTTGGCAGCTCTAAATTCTTTTGACCAGCAGATGCCACTAGGGTGATCCAACGCTTTGCGCAATAAACCTATTTTCCGACAATTGGCTGGAAAGCGTCCATGCTTCAGAAAGCTTTGTTTTCCCATCACTATGCAAAACAATAGTAACAtttaagctgcaatatgtaactttttgggcgatctGACCAAATGTacgttatagatctgtcactcattgaaagcaagtctaagaagtagtagatatgttctatgcaCATGCACTATtcctatgcttcccgttcttatgtTTCGTtattgtgtcttttactttcggttttgcacaccagcttcaaacagctaaaaatacaatatttttggttctgaaaaatatatttcacagcagtttagatggtaaaaTGGTTCtccacactatacttgcttgttttgtcacagacTGAAATTATGGCTCGTAGCAGTTAGCCTTTCTGCATAATGCACCTTTAATTCTATGGAGATGGTAAAATGAGATGGTCAGAACTTTAGGTCAGCAATAGCATTACCTCAGGTACTCTGAAGTTGTCTACTCCCACATCAAGCTTCTCTTTCAGGGCACTGTTATTCTGTTTGATGCTCTGGATCTAGAAGGGGATAAAACTCATTAAGGAAAAATGTCCAGGTTAACTCGTCACCCTAAAGACACTCTAGGTACACAGGCTTCGTTCTTAATTTCCACacaaatctcccattgacatcaatacatGATTGACACAAAATTGACTCATCAATGGATAGGAAATGCTGTCACAGAAGATGAATGTTAAGACAGTGCACTAACCTGCCGTTTGATGCCAACCAGCTCCATGTCCATTTGCCGCAGCACACCGACTGCAGCGGGGGTGCTGGTGGACATTGCAGCTACGTCTCCCTGGCTCAGATGCATTCCTTTAGGAGGCTTCTTCTTAGCACGGTGCAGGTTCTTCCCTGGAGGACCCTGTGGTTCTTTTTTGACGTGGGTCAATTTCTCTGCCACGCCAGTAGTCGGCTAGACGTGAAGGAATAGATTTAGGTTAAAAAGTCGAACCATCAAAAGTTGTGTCAATTTAATATGAATGTTGTAGGTTTCTATTGAAATGGTAATGAAAATATTTGGAATTCGAAAGCTACCTTCTGTACCACTGCCAGTGGTTTTGGCTCCTGTTTCTCAGGTGCTGCGCCCAGCTAAAACACAAAATGACCATGTTAGTTGGCTTCAATAAACAATATTTATTAAAAGTGATAAGAGCCTCTGAACAGACccacctctttcttctcctccttatTTGGGTCGTACTCTACATCGCTTGGAGCATTTCCATTGGTCTCCTCAGCCTCATCCTCACTGAAACATAAAGCAAAAACTTAATACATAGaaataaaaatattgtattcTTGGCCTAACTTTCCAATACATTTCTTTTGTCTAATTTGGAATGGTTGAAACCACCCAGGACTAGTTTTTCCAAAAGGGAGTGTTAGTTGAGAGAATGCAGTTCATGCATTTTAAACAAAAGAACACACTTCATACCTCTGCTCTCGTTCCCTCTTCTGCTTGCGTGCGTGGCGATCCATGACACTGGTTTTGCTCCGTGTCTTCTTCCATGAATAGTAGAATCTAACCAAGCTAGCAATTGACTTGTCTGGTAGCTAGCACATGAACAAGAAGAACTtgtaaataacaaacaaaatcacAGTTTTGTGCATTATTTGTGGTTTAGAGACATCACACAATGAACACCCCAAATTAGAATTCAGTGTCTCATGTCATCGTGTGTTCCATGTTCGCCAATGGAGTAGTCTGCTGTTAACTGACAAAAATGATACAATTCGGAGGCGTTAGTCTCACCATCTGCTGTATACGGTGGAACGTTTTTCCGTGGAAGCTGAAGCCCTGTTCAAACAGGACCTTGTCCTCCACTGTCCACTCATCTGGGAAAGGTGTGAAGTTGGGCAAATCTGCCAGGGACTTCTCAATGTTGTGCTTGTGCCAGAAGAGCATCCCCAGTGCCTGTTCCATGTTGTACCCATGCTTCTCTTTGGCAATTGCAATGTATTCATCCactgtacaaaaaaatatttacacacacacagtgcattcgaaaagtattcagaccttttccacattttgttacagccttattctaaaattgattaaatcaaatgtttttttatcaatctacacacaataccccataatgacaaaagaaaaaaaaagaaaaaaaaatcggtgaagaaatttggcaaatatattaaaaataaaaacataaataccttatttacatacagtaccagtcaaatgtttggacacacctactcattcaaggggttttctttatttctacattgtagaataatagggaagacatcaacactatgaaataacacatatggaatcatgtagtaacaaaaatgcatttcaatgaacaggtgtgccttgttaaaagttaatttgtggaatttctttccttcttaacatgtttgagccaatcagttgtgttgtgacaaggtggagGGGGGatagccctatctggtaaaagaccaacaaagagaaacaacagtcaatcattactttaagacatgaaggtcagtcaatcccgaaaatttcatgaggaccgccacaggaaaggaagacccagatatacctctgcagagggtaagttcattagagttaccagcctcagatattgcagcccaaataaatgcttcagttcaagtaacagacgcatatcaacatcaactgttcagaggagactgcagcaatttgaccatgaattcGACCTGATTCacgcaaagaaacccctactaaaggacacaataagaagagacttgcttgggccaagaaacatgagcaatggcattagactggtggaaatctgtcctttggttggatgagtccaaatttgagatttttggttccaaccgcagtgtctttgtgagacgcagagaaggtgaacggatgatctctgcatgtgtgggtcCCATCGtgaagtgtggaggaggtgtggtggtgctttgctggtgacactgtcagtgatttatttagaattcaaggcacacttaaccagcatggctaccacagcattctgcagcaatatgcaatccgatctggtttgcgcttaatgggactattatttgtttttcaacaggacaatgacccaacacacctccaggctgtgtaagggttatttgaccaaggaggagagtgatgagtgctgcatcagatgacctgtcctccacaatcacccgacctcaacccaattgagatggcttgggatgagttggaccgcagagtgaaggaaaagcagccaacaagtgcgcagcatatgtaggaactccttaaagactgttggaaaagcattccaggtgaagctggttgagagaatgccttgacagctttgcacacgcttggcaaagggtggctattttgaagaatctcaaatatattttgattttaacaCTTTTGGCTACTACTTGATTTCATATGaggtcttaactattattctacaatgtaaaaataaagaatcccTTGTCCAAACTTGAgactgtaggtactgtaggtactgtatatttagatacagtgcatttggaaagtattcagaccccttgactttttccacattcttacgttaaagcattattctaaaatagattgacagctttgcacactcatggcattctctcgaccagcttcatgaggaatgcttttccaaccgtctcgaaggagttcccacatatgttgagctgttggctgcttctccttcactctgcggtccatctcatcccaaaacatGTCAATTGCGTTGAGATTGGGTGATTgtcgaggccaggtcatctgatgcagcactccatcactctccttcttggtcaaatagcccttacacagcctggaagtgtctgttgtcttgttgaaaaacatatgatagtcccactaagcgcaaaccagatgggatggcgtattgctgcagaatgctgtggtagccatgctggttaagtgtaccttgaattctaaataaatcagatggtgtcaccagcaaagcaccattacaccaccacctccacgcttcaccgtgggaaccacacatgcagagatcatcctttcacatactctgcgtctcacaaagacacggcagttggaaccaaaaatctcaaatttggactcaaaggacagatttccaccagtctaatgtccattgctcgtgtttcttcttagtggtgtcctttggtagtggtttctttgtagcaattcgaccatgaaggcctgattcacgcagtctcctctgaacagttgatgtgtctgttacttgaattctgtgaagcatttatttgggttgcaatttctgaggctggtaactctagtgaacttatcctctgcagcagaggtaactctgggtctttcctgtggcggtcctcatgagagccagtttcatcatagcgcttgatggtttttgcgattgcacttggaagaaactttcaaagttcttaatgttccgtattgactgaccttcatgtcttaaagtaatgacggactgttgtttctctttgcttatttgagctgttcttgccataatatggacttgttcttttctgtataccacccctaccttgtcacaacacaactgattggttcaaatgcattaggaaggaaagaaattccacaaatgtacttttaacaaggcacacctgttaattgaaatgcattccaggtgactacctcatgaagatggttgagataATGCCCAGAGTGTGCCAatctgtcatcaaagcaaagggtggctactttgaagaatctcaaatgttaaatatatttggatttgtttaacacttttttggttattacatgattccatatgagctatttcatagttttgatgtcttcactattattttacaatgtagaaaatagtaaaaataaagaaaaacccttgaatgagtaggtgtgtccaaacttttgactggttctctgtctgtatgtgtgtgtgtaaatatatagaAAGTCTGAAAGACTGTGGCATTACACTCACTTGCACAACACTCAGCTACCCATTTCTGTTATTATTGCATAGTTATTACATTAACTAAATATTTTGCTTCAGATAAATGTAAGATTTGTAAAAGTAAACTGGGCAAGTAGTTTACATTTGGTACATAATGAGGAAAATGGCTTGAATGGCTCTCACATTTAGCTTCAGCCAGGTTCGGGCTGGGGAGCCACACCAGCATACCCAGGTTGTCCCTCTCCTCGGCCGCCTTGGCAATCTCTGTCACAGGGGGATAAAGGATCGAATGAGGACCAGTGACTTAATTACTCAAACTACTCATTGCCTTTATCCTAAATGCTTTTATGTTGAAAGTGAAACTCTGGTGAAAGTGAAACCAATTTCCAACAATACAAGTTGAGCGAGAATGAAATTTCATGTTGCATTGGAAAATACAACATGTATTATTAGCAGCACAAGCCTATCAATTCTCGCATGGAAACCaaattgaaaagaaaaaaaatatggacCATTAGAAGTCAGGACTTAATCATATAGGCTAGTGAAAGCAGCTACAATTAATACAGTTCATGTTACAAATACTACATTTCATAATGATTCATTACTTATAGGGAAGCAATCATCACCATTCTCACTCCAGATAGTTAAATTAAACGTTTATAACCATGGTCCTTCGAGCAACAATTAGGGCCTAGCTATAACAGATGTAAATTACAAACTTTTTAATTAGCTCATCTCAGATTTGTTATATGCTAAATATGCTGAAATATATTGGATACATTGACAATAGTTCTGCAGTTAAATCGGTTCAAACATGAAACAATGTAGCCGTGGACAGGAGTCGGAATGTCAAAATAATAAATATGTAGTTAGCAGTAGCCCGCTTAGTCAAGGCTCGTGGAATAGACGACCAGGAATTGTTCGAGGCTATCATGTCTGGTAACCTGTTCAATCTTCTTGACTGCCTGAACAGTAAAATTACTCACCTGGATCATAGTCTGGCACGAGGGCTTGATACTGAGTCCCAACTCTCATACCACCACTACCTGAACATATAACAAACACAGGATTAACATTTTTACATCACTGTACAAGTGTATGAACTAGTTTAGAGTGACCGAGGCTACCACCGTCGTGTTGACCTACCATGCTCATCATCACTGGAGGAGCCCGAACTTCCTTCCTCCCATGAATTGTTGCTATTTCCATTCGTAGCTAAACTTTTGTTAGGATTATTAACTGTATTCCTACCCCTTCTTTTCCCTGACATTTCCGACCCACTCTTTTCCATCATTGCGGGGATTTTTTAACGGAGAAAGAGCAACAAAACTACTCGgattttggctagctagctactgtaacgttACTGGCTGTCTGTAGTCAGCAGCACCTTGCTAGATGCCTGGcgctagtttgctagctagcgaaCAAAGTAACGTTAGCAAATTGGCTAGCAAAGCTACTGTGGCTAGCTAGACGAAGCGATGACCAACTGATTAAACTGTTCAACTAGCCAGCAATCTCAATTAAGACGGCTATGTTATAAAAGTTGTTAAGATAGCTGTCTCCAAAAATATAACGGGTGGCCAAATAACTGTGTTGTATGGGTCTTTCAATATTAACCAGCCACCCCAGTTAGCTAGAAAAAATACCCCAAGTTCGCGAGGATGCTTGACTGCTAGCTCGCTGCTACTTGGATAAAAGTTGcggtagcaactagctagctagcttgatttATGAAATCAATTAGCATAGCTAGAGCTACGTGGCTTTAACACACGCATTTGTCGAAGATATTCTACAGATTTTGACTAGTTAGCTGGCTACTTTTGTCCATTAGAATCGTTACTAGCTAGGTGTCTTGCCAGGTGGGTCGGTTGCTAGTTGACACTCCACGGGGTCTTGATAAAGTGCCTGGCTGCATCAGATGGAACTGAATTTTTCGAGGCTTGCCCTGAAGAGGCCTCCCTCAAGCTAATAATGATGAGTGGACCAACTCTCTTCTTGCCTGGAAACTAGAGGCTACAATGAATTAATTCATTAGGTAGATGGGAATTTATGCAATTAAACAAAATAAGTTTTTCTACGTTCTACAGCCAATTAATGGAATTAATTTACATTCAAAAAGGCGAATTAAAATAATCTAATTCAACAATGGACACATTCCTCAAATCATATGGActgcatttaatttattttttctttatatGTCAGGGACCATGTACAAATTATACATAGGCCTATCAGAGTATCCCAAATATGTGCATCCATGGCCTAACCTCAGGGCCGTGTTCCCCAACCTTAGAAGCCCCCAACCTTAGAAGCCGTATAAGGGAGCAGTGTCTTGCATTCGCACTGTCACAATCAAGCTACTTCTGGGCTCCTTGAAAatgagtaggctacagtatataaacTCCTCCCTGTATTTATTTGGAGTGAAGCTAAAACATTTGAATTGGTCTCTATACTGCAGCAGTTTGGATtttgaaatgtttcatatgagacgacagtacagaatgtcaccttttatttgaatgtattttcatacatatctgttttagaACTAAaggcactttatgtatctagtccccagtggtgtaaagtacttaagtaaaactactttaaagttctacttaagtagttttttggggtatctgtaccttactttactatttatatttttggtaacttttactttactacatttctgaataaaataatgtactttttactccattcattttccctgacacccaatagtactcattacatgttgacaggaaaatggttcaattcacacacttatcaagagaacatccctcatcaagagaacatctgacggactcactcaacacaagtagtattttactgggtgacttttacttaagtcattttctattaaggtatctttacttttactcaagtatgacgattgaatactttttccaccactgctagtCCCCcctatttggacaaattcacttataaatcaaaacaaattttattggtcaaatacacatggttagcagatgttattgcaagtgtagcgaaatgcttgtgctactagttctgacagtgcagcaatatcaacaagtaatcttgttgttattatttattttgactctgtcaatcaccacatcctcattggcagactcgacagccttggtttctctaatgattgcctcgcctggttcaccaactacttctctgatcgagttcagtgtgtcaaatcggagggtctgttgtccgggcctctggcagtctctatgggggtgccacagggttcaattcttggaccgactctcttctctgtttacatcaatgatgtcgctcttgctgctggtgattctctgatccacctctacgcagacgacactattctgtatacttctggcccttcttttgacactgtgttaacaaccctccaggcgagcttcaatgccatacaactctccttccgtggcctccaactgctcttaaatacaagtaaaccaaatgcatgctcttcaaccgatcgctgcctgctcctgcccgcctgttccaacatcactactttggacggctctgacttagaatatgtggacaactacaaatacctaggtgtctggttagactgtaaactctccttccagacccacatcaaacatctccaatccaaagtcaaatctagattggcttcctattccgcaacaaagcatcctttactcatgctgccaaacatacccttgtaaaactgaccatcctaccaatcctcgacttcggtgatgtcatttacaaaatagcctccaaaaccctactcaataaattggatgcagtctatcacagtgccatccgtttttgtcaccaaagccccatatactacccaccactgcgacctgtacactctcgttggctggccctcgcttcatactcgtcgccaaacccactggttccaggtcatctacaagaccctgctaggtaaagtccccccttatctcagctcgctggtcaccatagcagcacctacctgtagcacgcgctccagcaggtatatctctctagtcacccccaaaaccaattcttcctttggacgcctctccttccagttctctgctgccaatgactgggacgaactacaaaaatctctgaaactggaaacacctatctccctcactagctttaagcaccagctgtcagagcagctcatagattactgcacctgtacataac is from Salvelinus sp. IW2-2015 linkage group LG9, ASM291031v2, whole genome shotgun sequence and encodes:
- the rcor1 gene encoding REST corepressor 1 isoform X2 — protein: MMEKSGSEMSGKRRGRNTVNNPNKSLATNGNSNNSWEEGSSGSSSDDEHGSGGMRVGTQYQALVPDYDPEIAKAAEERDNLGMLVWLPSPNLAEAKLDEYIAIAKEKHGYNMEQALGMLFWHKHNIEKSLADLPNFTPFPDEWTVEDKVLFEQGFSFHGKTFHRIQQMLPDKSIASLVRFYYSWKKTRSKTSVMDRHARKQKREREQSEDEAEETNGNAPSDVEYDPNKEEKKELGAAPEKQEPKPLAVVQKPTTGVAEKLTHVKKEPQGPPGKNLHRAKKKPPKGMHLSQGDVAAMSTSTPAAVGVLRQMDMELVGIKRQIQSIKQNNSALKEKLDVGVDNFRVPEVNQKFNTRWTTEEQLLAVQAIRKYGRDFQAISDVIGNKSVVQVKNFFVNYRRRFNLDEVLQEWEAEHGMEGAAKGGEEKMDTSPSPTEDGATNPVPPEDQKEESSLVEAQQPLAS
- the rcor1 gene encoding REST corepressor 1 isoform X1 encodes the protein MMEKSGSEMSGKRRGRNTVNNPNKSLATNGNSNNSWEEGSSGSSSDDEHGSGGMRVGTQYQALVPDYDPEIAKAAEERDNLGMLVWLPSPNLAEAKLDEYIAIAKEKHGYNMEQALGMLFWHKHNIEKSLADLPNFTPFPDEWTVEDKVLFEQGFSFHGKTFHRIQQMLPDKSIASLVRFYYSWKKTRSKTSVMDRHARKQKREREQSEDEAEETNGNAPSDVEYDPNKEEKKELGAAPEKQEPKPLAVVQKPTTGVAEKLTHVKKEPQGPPGKNLHRAKKKPPKGMHLSQGDVAAMSTSTPAAVGVLRQMDMELVGIKRQIQSIKQNNSALKEKLDVGVDNFRVPEVNQKFNTRWTTEEQLLAVQAIRKYGRDFQAISDVIGNKSVVQVKNFFVNYRRRFNLDEVLQEWEAEHGMEGAAKGGEEKMDTSPSPTEDGATNPVPPEDQKEESSLVEAQQPLAS